One window from the genome of Elusimicrobiota bacterium encodes:
- a CDS encoding vitamin B12-dependent ribonucleotide reductase encodes MSENQKGLSVQNRFVSMDRGAFDSLVWEPRASVIRNPDGSVVFEMNNLRIPKGWSQVATDIIAQKYFRKAGIPAKTKKIAEPGVPEWLQRSAPDTDALNALPEDKRSGSETDSQQVFHRLAGCWTYWGWTLGYFKTEGDARAYYNDMAYMLASQMAAPNSPQWFNTGLHWAYGIEGPAQGHHFVDPATGEMQQSTNAYEHPQPHACFIQSISDDLVNPGGIMDLWVREARIFKYGSGTGSNFSSIRGAGEALSGGGKSSGLMSFLKIGDRAAGAIKSGGTTRRAAKMITLDLDHPDIEEYINWKTKEEQKVAALVTGSKLCKKHLNEIIKSVHAWPEASERLDRKKNTRLAAAVRAAQVVMIPSNYIERVLELAAQGVTEIAFDEYNTDWTSEAYLTVAGQNSNNSVRVPNAFMKALLEDGDWPLVWRTEKTKAARQGRDPNPCKILKAKDLWDQICYAAWACADPGIQFDTIINDWHTCPADGRINASNPCSEYMFIDDTACNLASINLMKFYDLDTRHFDIDAYRHAARLWTITLEISVAMAQFPSKEIAERSYLFRTLGLGYANLGALLMVQGIPYDSEKGRAIAGALTAMMHMGAYATSAEMAEALGPFARYERNKDAMLRVIRNHRRAAYMTKREDYEGLSVTPQSIRPEYCPTDLLQAAREDADRALAMGETYGYRNAQVTVIAPTGTIGLSMDCDTTGIEPDFALVKFKKLAGGGYLKIINSSVPPALKNLGYTTLQIEDIVRYCKGTGSLNGCPHINADTLRAKGFSDDVIAKIETALPQAFEIGFAFNQWTLGETFCKEKLGISDEHLTDWNFSILKHLGFSADEIAIANEYVCGTMTIEGAPHLKEEHLPVFDCANKCGAKGKRYIAPMAHLRMMAAAQPFISGAISKTINFPHEATLRDINEAYVESWQMMLKAIALYRDGSKLSQPLNTVSQSDNQAPVTMEDLQQGPLKIAEKMVYRYLAKRRRLPDRRSGYTQKAKIGGHTIYLRTGEYDDNALGEIFVDMHKEGAAFRSLMNCFSIAISLGLQHGVPLEEYVEAFVFTRFEPNGMVQGNPQIKMTTSIIDYIFRELAVSYLDRQDLAQVTAEDLRASSVGSPETQQPEFTDEEVISERVVDPNQVDLPLPNLHPKSTHISNIGPVAPPAKPNATPAAPPSKVGFKPEVKPVAGSFTVLSEKSRQAKLKGYEGDPCRECGQFTMVRNGTCLKCDTCGTTSGCS; translated from the coding sequence ATGAGTGAGAATCAAAAGGGTCTCTCCGTTCAAAATCGATTTGTTTCAATGGACCGCGGCGCGTTTGATTCTCTCGTGTGGGAACCCCGCGCGTCGGTCATTCGAAACCCGGATGGATCCGTTGTTTTTGAGATGAACAACCTCCGCATCCCGAAGGGATGGTCGCAGGTGGCGACCGACATCATCGCCCAGAAATATTTCCGCAAAGCCGGTATCCCGGCGAAAACCAAAAAAATCGCGGAACCCGGCGTTCCCGAATGGCTCCAGCGCTCCGCCCCCGACACCGATGCGCTGAACGCACTCCCCGAAGACAAACGCTCCGGCAGTGAGACGGATTCACAGCAGGTGTTCCATCGCCTGGCCGGCTGCTGGACGTATTGGGGCTGGACGCTCGGCTACTTTAAAACAGAAGGCGACGCCCGGGCATACTACAACGATATGGCTTATATGCTGGCCAGCCAGATGGCCGCGCCCAACTCCCCGCAATGGTTTAACACAGGGTTGCATTGGGCTTACGGTATCGAGGGCCCGGCGCAGGGGCATCACTTCGTCGACCCGGCCACGGGCGAGATGCAGCAGTCCACCAACGCCTACGAGCATCCGCAGCCGCACGCCTGCTTCATCCAATCCATCAGCGACGATCTGGTCAACCCCGGCGGCATTATGGATCTCTGGGTTCGGGAAGCCCGCATCTTTAAATACGGCTCCGGCACCGGCTCCAACTTTTCCAGTATCCGAGGCGCGGGCGAAGCCCTCTCCGGCGGCGGCAAGTCTTCGGGGCTGATGTCTTTCCTGAAGATCGGCGACCGGGCCGCCGGGGCCATCAAATCCGGCGGTACCACCCGCCGGGCGGCCAAGATGATCACCCTCGACCTGGACCATCCCGACATTGAGGAATACATCAACTGGAAGACCAAGGAAGAACAGAAAGTGGCGGCGCTGGTCACCGGCTCCAAACTCTGCAAAAAACACCTCAACGAAATCATCAAGTCGGTTCATGCCTGGCCGGAAGCGTCCGAACGACTGGACCGCAAGAAGAACACCCGTCTGGCCGCGGCGGTGCGCGCCGCGCAAGTCGTCATGATCCCGTCCAATTACATCGAGCGGGTTCTGGAACTGGCCGCACAGGGCGTCACGGAGATTGCATTCGACGAATACAACACCGACTGGACCTCTGAAGCCTATCTCACCGTGGCGGGGCAAAACTCCAACAACTCTGTGCGCGTTCCGAACGCGTTTATGAAGGCGCTTCTGGAAGACGGCGATTGGCCGCTCGTCTGGCGTACGGAAAAAACAAAGGCCGCCCGACAAGGCCGTGATCCGAACCCCTGCAAAATCCTCAAGGCCAAGGATCTCTGGGACCAGATTTGTTACGCGGCCTGGGCCTGCGCGGACCCGGGGATTCAGTTCGATACCATCATCAACGACTGGCATACCTGTCCGGCGGACGGGCGCATCAACGCCTCCAACCCCTGCAGCGAGTACATGTTTATCGACGACACCGCCTGCAACCTGGCCTCCATCAACCTGATGAAGTTTTACGACCTCGATACCCGGCACTTTGACATCGACGCCTACCGCCACGCGGCGCGCCTCTGGACGATCACGCTGGAAATTTCCGTGGCCATGGCGCAGTTCCCCTCCAAAGAAATCGCCGAGCGGTCTTACCTGTTCCGCACGCTGGGACTGGGCTACGCTAATCTGGGCGCGCTCCTGATGGTGCAAGGCATTCCCTATGACTCGGAAAAGGGACGCGCCATCGCCGGTGCGCTGACCGCCATGATGCACATGGGCGCTTACGCCACCTCCGCGGAAATGGCGGAAGCGCTGGGACCGTTCGCCCGCTACGAGCGGAACAAAGACGCCATGCTTCGGGTCATTCGCAACCATCGCCGCGCCGCCTACATGACCAAGCGAGAGGACTACGAGGGACTGTCCGTAACCCCGCAGTCGATCCGGCCCGAGTACTGCCCCACCGATCTCCTGCAAGCCGCCCGCGAAGATGCGGACCGTGCGCTGGCCATGGGCGAAACATACGGCTACCGCAATGCCCAAGTCACGGTCATCGCGCCGACAGGAACGATCGGCCTGTCCATGGACTGCGACACCACCGGCATCGAGCCGGATTTCGCGCTGGTCAAGTTCAAGAAACTGGCCGGCGGCGGGTATTTGAAGATCATCAACAGTTCGGTCCCCCCGGCGCTCAAAAACCTGGGCTATACCACGCTTCAGATCGAAGACATCGTCCGTTACTGCAAAGGGACCGGATCGCTCAATGGCTGCCCGCACATTAACGCGGACACGCTCAGGGCGAAAGGATTTTCCGACGATGTCATTGCGAAAATCGAAACGGCCCTGCCGCAGGCTTTCGAGATCGGATTTGCTTTCAACCAGTGGACGCTGGGCGAGACCTTCTGCAAGGAAAAGCTCGGCATTTCTGACGAGCACCTGACTGACTGGAACTTCTCGATCCTCAAGCACCTCGGTTTTTCCGCCGATGAAATCGCCATTGCCAACGAGTATGTTTGCGGCACCATGACCATCGAAGGCGCGCCCCATCTCAAGGAAGAGCACCTGCCGGTGTTTGACTGCGCCAACAAATGCGGCGCCAAGGGCAAGCGCTACATCGCTCCAATGGCGCATTTGCGCATGATGGCGGCGGCCCAGCCCTTTATCTCGGGGGCCATTTCCAAAACGATCAACTTCCCCCATGAAGCGACGCTGCGCGACATCAACGAAGCGTATGTGGAGTCCTGGCAGATGATGCTCAAAGCCATCGCCCTCTATCGCGACGGTTCCAAACTCAGCCAGCCGCTCAACACGGTTTCGCAGTCGGACAACCAGGCACCGGTCACGATGGAAGACCTCCAGCAGGGACCGCTCAAAATCGCCGAGAAAATGGTTTACCGCTACCTGGCCAAACGGCGCCGCCTGCCGGACCGCCGCTCCGGGTACACGCAGAAGGCCAAGATCGGCGGGCACACGATTTATCTGCGCACCGGGGAATACGACGATAACGCCCTGGGAGAGATTTTTGTAGACATGCACAAGGAAGGCGCGGCCTTCCGCAGCCTGATGAATTGCTTCTCCATCGCGATCTCTCTGGGCCTGCAGCACGGCGTGCCGCTGGAAGAGTATGTGGAAGCTTTCGTCTTTACGCGCTTTGAACCGAACGGCATGGTTCAGGGCAACCCGCAGATCAAGATGACGACCTCCATCATCGACTACATCTTCCGCGAACTGGCGGTCAGCTACCTCGACCGTCAGGACCTGGCCCAGGTGACCGCGGAAGACCTTCGCGCCAGTTCGGTCGGCAGCCCGGAAACGCAGCAGCCCGAATTCACCGATGAAGAAGTCATCTCGGAGCGGGTCGTGGACCCGAACCAGGTGGACCTTCCGCTTCCCAATCTGCATCCCAAATCCACGCACATCTCGAACATCGGGCCCGTGGCGCCGCCGGCCAAACCCAACGCGACGCCGGCGGCCCCGCCTTCCAAAGTGGGCTTCAAGCCGGAAGTGAAACCGGTTGCCGGATCCTTCACTGTGCTGTCCGAGAAATCCCGCCAGGCTAAACTCAAAGGCTATGAGGGAGATCCCTGTCGCGAATGCGGCCAGTTCACCATGGTCCGCAACGGCACCTGTCTCAAATGTGACACCTGTGGAACAACATCGGGGTGCAGCTAA
- a CDS encoding thioesterase family protein → MKHYDFDIRVAYADTDRMGVVYYGNYLALFERGRTEFLRSVGARYRDMEEKRHLFMPVIEAHVDYFAPARYDELIQVRTSLQELGAAHVVFGSEIYNEAKRLVARGRVKLAVVNARWKPTRLPPEIRRLLEPHLA, encoded by the coding sequence ATGAAGCATTACGATTTTGATATCCGCGTGGCTTACGCCGACACCGATCGCATGGGGGTTGTTTACTATGGCAACTACCTGGCGCTTTTTGAGCGGGGCCGGACGGAGTTTTTGCGTTCGGTCGGCGCCCGCTACCGCGACATGGAAGAAAAGCGCCATCTGTTTATGCCGGTCATTGAGGCGCATGTCGATTATTTTGCTCCGGCCCGCTACGATGAGTTGATCCAGGTCCGCACGTCCCTGCAGGAGCTCGGCGCCGCGCATGTCGTTTTTGGCTCCGAGATTTACAATGAGGCTAAACGTCTGGTCGCCCGCGGCCGTGTGAAGCTGGCCGTGGTCAACGCCCGATGGAAACCCACCCGCCTGCCCCCCGAGATCCGCCGGCTCCTCGAACCGCACCTCGCCTAG
- a CDS encoding ComEC/Rec2 family competence protein, which yields MLALIRRYALIASLAVYVAILISLHWAGCFPAPGAQDVSRLIGVPSVELEGRIIDFPTIRWNQTRFLFEGKAFPGNRYHGRVAVTLSFPRPDLGPGDRLRLRGWLSTPRPASRWHPFDAQRYWAGFNTFALLKVWSEEQCRRTKPVPSLDLSSLAWRFQKRFRSYWEQRLPPEEAGVLLGLTIGGRGCLSAELKDACIRAGVYHIMVVSGQNVAVIILFALAGLRLLNVPARSHVWICLVPLVFYARVTGAGPPVLRAVVTALAGLTVLALHRDVPRFYPFGIAAGWILITDPAALFGASFQLSFGATACLLAVIPYFKRMAGVRPALLRWVLEAGVMSLSVTIGIWPVFVYYFHRFSLMGLAANGVIFPLSEVLMVLGLGIGIIGIGVPAIIPQGLERLIFMLTHWMMEGILWLSRPSWAVVAAEPLRPWVFGMYYSLLFGILLAFHRRKKHAQKNIPVSTRRARL from the coding sequence GTGCTCGCGCTTATTCGACGATATGCCTTGATCGCCAGCCTGGCGGTTTATGTGGCCATTCTGATCAGTCTCCACTGGGCCGGTTGTTTTCCGGCGCCCGGGGCGCAGGATGTATCCCGCCTGATCGGCGTGCCGAGCGTGGAACTCGAAGGACGCATCATCGATTTCCCCACCATCCGCTGGAATCAGACTCGATTTCTTTTTGAGGGGAAAGCCTTCCCGGGGAATCGTTACCACGGGCGGGTGGCCGTGACGTTGTCCTTCCCGCGGCCGGATCTGGGGCCCGGCGACCGCCTCCGTTTGCGCGGATGGCTGTCAACGCCGCGCCCGGCTTCCCGGTGGCATCCGTTTGATGCGCAGCGGTATTGGGCGGGATTCAATACGTTTGCTCTCCTGAAAGTTTGGTCGGAAGAACAGTGTCGGCGGACAAAACCGGTTCCTTCGTTGGATTTGTCTTCGTTGGCCTGGCGGTTTCAGAAACGCTTCCGGTCTTACTGGGAGCAGCGGCTCCCTCCAGAGGAAGCCGGCGTGCTCCTGGGCCTGACCATTGGCGGACGGGGTTGCTTGTCCGCGGAATTGAAAGACGCCTGCATCCGTGCCGGTGTTTACCACATCATGGTGGTCTCCGGGCAGAATGTCGCTGTCATCATTTTGTTCGCGCTTGCGGGGCTGCGTCTGTTGAATGTCCCCGCCCGGAGCCATGTGTGGATTTGTCTCGTTCCGCTTGTGTTTTACGCCCGCGTGACCGGCGCAGGCCCGCCGGTGCTCCGGGCGGTCGTTACAGCGCTGGCCGGCTTGACGGTTCTGGCTCTTCATCGCGATGTGCCGCGTTTCTATCCCTTTGGCATCGCCGCGGGCTGGATTTTAATCACGGATCCGGCGGCTCTTTTCGGCGCCAGTTTTCAACTGTCCTTCGGGGCCACCGCTTGTTTATTGGCGGTGATCCCGTATTTTAAAAGGATGGCGGGCGTGCGCCCGGCCCTCCTTCGATGGGTTCTGGAAGCCGGGGTAATGTCCTTATCCGTAACGATCGGGATCTGGCCGGTGTTTGTTTATTACTTCCATCGCTTTTCCTTAATGGGTCTTGCGGCCAATGGGGTGATCTTCCCGCTTTCGGAGGTATTGATGGTGCTGGGCCTGGGAATCGGGATCATCGGAATCGGGGTGCCGGCGATTATTCCGCAGGGTCTTGAACGCCTCATTTTTATGTTAACGCATTGGATGATGGAAGGCATCCTCTGGTTGTCGCGCCCGAGCTGGGCGGTGGTGGCGGCGGAGCCCCTGCGTCCCTGGGTATTCGGGATGTATTACAGTTTGTTATTTGGTATCCTTTTGGCATTCCATAGACGGAAAAAGCATGCACAAAAAAACATCCCCGTATCAACGCGTCGCGCTCGTCTATAA
- a CDS encoding NAD(+)/NADH kinase: protein MHKKTSPYQRVALVYNPDKERARTESARIKRWLRQHHVQVKSGPRVTAGMKNVDVMVALGGDGTVLRVARTVAAWGIPVLGVNVGHLGFLAATDVGGVYRTLLRLLDGKGRIENRTLLSVSGVSRGKKFGPYLALNDAVIRSGSTGRLLRLQAFLRDRLLATYAGDGLIVSTPTGSTAYNLAASGPILYPDLDVLLVSPICPHTLAQRPLVLPTFEIISVRVDRPNPIALLSMDGQVSQTLWPGDRIEIRRAVERVQLLMDPDRSFYQVLQSKLKWGGA, encoded by the coding sequence ATGCACAAAAAAACATCCCCGTATCAACGCGTCGCGCTCGTCTATAACCCGGACAAGGAACGGGCGCGGACCGAATCCGCCCGGATCAAGCGCTGGCTCCGGCAGCACCACGTCCAGGTCAAAAGCGGGCCCCGTGTAACCGCGGGGATGAAGAACGTTGACGTCATGGTGGCGCTTGGCGGCGACGGGACGGTCTTGCGCGTGGCGCGCACGGTGGCGGCGTGGGGGATTCCTGTTCTGGGAGTCAATGTCGGTCATCTTGGATTTCTGGCGGCCACCGATGTGGGCGGGGTGTACCGGACCCTCTTGCGCCTCCTGGACGGCAAGGGCCGGATTGAGAACCGGACGCTGCTTTCCGTGAGCGGTGTTTCACGGGGGAAAAAGTTCGGTCCTTATCTGGCGCTGAACGATGCGGTCATCCGCTCCGGTTCCACAGGCCGGCTGTTGCGGCTGCAGGCGTTTCTGCGGGACCGTTTGCTGGCCACCTATGCCGGGGACGGCCTGATTGTCTCGACGCCGACCGGTTCCACCGCTTACAACCTGGCGGCGTCCGGGCCGATTCTCTATCCGGATCTGGATGTTCTTCTCGTCTCCCCGATCTGCCCGCATACCCTGGCGCAACGGCCGCTGGTCTTGCCGACCTTTGAAATTATTTCGGTACGGGTCGATCGTCCGAACCCGATCGCTCTTCTGTCGATGGACGGGCAGGTCAGCCAGACGTTGTGGCCCGGCGATCGCATTGAAATCCGGCGGGCGGTTGAACGGGTTCAACTCTTGATGGATCCGGACCGGAGCTTTTACCAGGTTCTTCAAAGCAAATTGAAATGGGGCGGTGCTTGA
- the recN gene encoding DNA repair protein RecN, whose product MGRCLINEIGIRNFVLIENLRLPFDAGLNVLTGETGAGKSILLDAIGLLTGDRFRSETVRQGAGRSEIDGVFASPAHRAFGRWWDAHGFEKTGEIVIRREGYPDGRSRAFLNDRPVTLNTLQELGSFLVDVHGQNEHQHILQPAVQMDLLDRFAGLEPAAGEIEPFYQTWKQLTEELNTGQLSEQERLQTLDLYRFQLNEIDQAKLTIGEDDELAQRLPELKNAEKLRGLAQSAYGALYEQEGSSLERLGQAQRAFENLKALAPSVQPLSKELIEVQSRLEEIAHQLKMLAERWEADPEAVEQILTRQDQIARLQKKYGGSVAMILQQAETLRREVDRLDNSDATRQDLEKRVEQARQALERVCQRVSLKRRKAAGALGNAVQKQLADLGLKQAVFRCVVETIPVSLTGVDRVTFEWAPNPGEGIQPLKAIASGGEMSRVMLALKTTLAEADAIPTLIFDEVDAGVGGVTAQAVGKKLRALSRHHQILCVSHLPQIASCAQAHFQITKRVSQGRTHAEVVRLESAERLQELARLLGSQVTPISVQHAEEMLVKNQ is encoded by the coding sequence ATGGGGCGGTGCTTGATCAACGAAATCGGCATCCGGAATTTTGTCCTCATCGAAAATCTCCGCCTCCCGTTTGATGCCGGCCTCAATGTGCTGACCGGCGAAACCGGCGCCGGCAAATCCATTTTGCTCGATGCCATCGGCCTCTTGACCGGGGACCGCTTCCGCTCCGAAACCGTCCGCCAGGGGGCCGGGCGCAGTGAGATCGACGGTGTTTTTGCCTCGCCCGCGCACCGGGCGTTTGGCCGCTGGTGGGACGCGCATGGTTTTGAAAAAACCGGCGAGATCGTGATCCGGCGGGAAGGTTATCCCGATGGACGCTCCCGGGCCTTCCTGAATGACCGTCCCGTCACGCTGAATACCCTCCAGGAGTTGGGATCCTTTCTGGTCGATGTGCATGGTCAGAATGAGCATCAGCATATTCTCCAGCCGGCGGTTCAGATGGATCTTCTGGACCGGTTCGCCGGGCTGGAGCCGGCCGCAGGGGAGATCGAACCCTTCTATCAGACCTGGAAACAACTGACCGAGGAGTTAAACACCGGGCAGCTCTCCGAACAGGAACGCCTCCAGACGTTGGATCTTTACCGCTTTCAGTTGAATGAAATCGACCAGGCCAAGCTGACGATCGGAGAAGACGACGAACTGGCGCAGCGTCTGCCTGAACTCAAGAATGCCGAAAAACTTCGTGGACTGGCTCAATCCGCCTACGGTGCTCTTTATGAACAGGAAGGATCATCGCTGGAGCGGCTGGGGCAGGCGCAGCGGGCTTTTGAGAACTTGAAAGCATTGGCCCCGTCCGTGCAGCCCCTCTCGAAGGAGCTGATCGAAGTCCAATCCCGGCTCGAAGAGATCGCCCACCAATTGAAAATGCTGGCCGAACGCTGGGAAGCGGATCCGGAAGCCGTTGAACAAATTTTGACACGACAGGATCAGATCGCCCGGCTTCAGAAGAAATACGGCGGGTCCGTGGCGATGATCCTGCAGCAGGCCGAAACCCTTCGCCGGGAAGTGGATCGTCTGGATAACAGCGATGCCACTCGCCAGGATCTGGAGAAGCGGGTCGAGCAGGCCCGCCAGGCATTGGAGCGGGTGTGCCAAAGGGTGTCTTTGAAACGCCGGAAAGCCGCCGGGGCGCTTGGAAATGCCGTTCAAAAACAATTGGCCGACCTGGGATTGAAGCAGGCTGTTTTTCGGTGTGTTGTCGAAACGATCCCGGTTTCCTTAACCGGAGTGGATCGCGTGACGTTTGAATGGGCGCCCAACCCCGGCGAGGGGATTCAACCGCTGAAGGCGATCGCTTCCGGGGGAGAAATGTCCCGGGTGATGCTGGCGCTGAAAACCACGCTGGCCGAAGCCGATGCCATCCCGACGCTTATTTTCGATGAGGTGGATGCCGGTGTCGGCGGGGTCACCGCTCAGGCGGTGGGGAAAAAACTGCGCGCCTTAAGCCGTCATCATCAGATTTTGTGCGTCAGCCACCTGCCGCAGATCGCTTCCTGTGCCCAGGCCCATTTCCAGATTACCAAGCGCGTGAGCCAGGGCCGTACGCACGCGGAGGTCGTGCGCCTGGAGTCCGCCGAACGGCTGCAGGAATTGGCGCGCCTGCTGGGCAGCCAGGTCACGCCGATCAGTGTTCAGCATGCCGAAGAGATGCTGGTCAAGAATCAATGA
- a CDS encoding phospholipid carrier-dependent glycosyltransferase — MTRLFKRLSALLLLASASLFYLPLTARVLWDSDEGRYAEIAREMLELKDWITPHLNYGVYFEKPPLLYWLTALSLSLFGMNAFAARFWCATFGVLTVGLTYLIGKHWKSERCGLLAGSIVATSLFFFVLTQFLVLDMALTFWMTLSLYAASRFIPERSPNVRRRFAILFAVAAAGGLLTKGPIAVVLPGVIVMLTVFYTRLGSQIKRTPWKESIVVFVLLSAPWFLAVSLRHPYFASFFFIHEHIARYLTTVHHRTAPVYFFIPILLAGFLPWSVFLPAVFRYWLARRGAALKRDAVGALLLIWVVFIFLFFSLSQSKLPPYILPLFPALALLTAAIFDEAFSEERLPGWMRGGIIALIALFVTALWIIKWPHWVPALNELPASLAIAQSGWVGLLLGLGVLVFVGIGGMRRTVPGFGGILLVHVLLWSSVASLASSLDAYYSTQRLGAYLREQAQPQDRIVGYGVSYDNRLQTLAFYARRRIVVFGDAGELSLGLSHDPEASQWLVSETAADDAFRQMAKGTWVVTDEEHWNHLVSLGLSPAFERVMDQGRLRLLHHL, encoded by the coding sequence ATGACCCGTCTGTTCAAGCGTCTTTCCGCCCTCCTTCTTCTTGCCTCTGCCAGCCTTTTTTATTTACCGCTGACCGCCCGCGTCTTGTGGGATTCGGATGAAGGCCGCTATGCGGAGATCGCGCGCGAGATGCTGGAACTCAAGGATTGGATCACGCCCCACCTCAATTATGGGGTGTACTTTGAGAAACCACCTCTGCTGTATTGGTTGACCGCCCTTTCCCTGTCCCTCTTTGGCATGAATGCATTTGCGGCGCGTTTCTGGTGCGCCACGTTTGGCGTTTTGACCGTCGGGCTGACCTACTTGATCGGGAAACATTGGAAGAGCGAGCGCTGCGGTCTTCTGGCCGGGAGCATCGTCGCCACCAGCCTCTTTTTCTTTGTCCTGACGCAATTTCTCGTCCTGGATATGGCGCTGACCTTCTGGATGACCTTGTCTCTTTATGCGGCGTCCCGGTTCATCCCGGAGCGATCCCCTAACGTGCGGCGCCGGTTTGCCATCCTGTTCGCGGTGGCCGCCGCCGGGGGCCTGCTCACCAAAGGCCCTATCGCGGTGGTTCTGCCGGGGGTCATCGTGATGCTCACGGTTTTCTATACCCGGCTGGGTTCCCAGATCAAGCGAACGCCATGGAAAGAGTCGATCGTGGTTTTTGTGCTGTTGAGCGCCCCCTGGTTTCTGGCGGTCAGTCTCCGGCATCCGTATTTTGCGTCCTTCTTTTTCATCCATGAACACATCGCCCGGTATCTGACCACGGTTCATCATCGCACCGCACCGGTTTATTTCTTCATCCCCATCCTCCTGGCCGGGTTTCTCCCTTGGAGCGTTTTCCTGCCGGCGGTTTTTCGTTATTGGCTGGCCCGGCGCGGGGCCGCGCTGAAACGGGATGCGGTGGGGGCCCTGCTTCTGATCTGGGTTGTTTTTATTTTTCTCTTCTTTTCGCTGTCACAGTCCAAACTGCCTCCGTACATTTTGCCGCTTTTCCCGGCGTTGGCGCTTTTGACCGCTGCTATTTTTGATGAGGCTTTCTCCGAGGAGCGCCTGCCCGGCTGGATGAGGGGCGGGATCATCGCGCTCATCGCTCTTTTTGTCACCGCGCTCTGGATCATCAAATGGCCCCATTGGGTTCCGGCGCTGAACGAATTACCGGCCAGCCTGGCGATCGCCCAGAGCGGATGGGTCGGGCTCCTGCTGGGACTCGGAGTTTTGGTTTTCGTCGGAATCGGAGGCATGCGCAGGACGGTGCCGGGGTTCGGAGGGATTCTTTTGGTCCATGTTCTTTTGTGGAGCAGCGTGGCCTCTTTGGCCAGTTCCCTGGACGCGTATTACTCGACGCAGCGGCTGGGAGCGTATCTGCGGGAACAGGCCCAACCCCAGGACCGGATCGTCGGGTACGGGGTTTCCTATGACAATCGCCTCCAGACCCTGGCGTTTTATGCTCGCCGGCGGATCGTTGTTTTTGGTGATGCCGGGGAGCTGTCGCTGGGGTTATCCCATGATCCGGAAGCGTCCCAGTGGCTTGTCTCAGAGACGGCGGCCGACGATGCGTTTCGTCAAATGGCCAAAGGGACCTGGGTCGTGACGGACGAGGAGCATTGGAACCATCTCGTGTCGCTGGGGCTGTCCCCCGCATTTGAAAGAGTGATGGACCAGGGCCGGTTACGCTTGCTGCATCATTTATGA
- a CDS encoding glycosyltransferase: MSLSKTTSPTPAASSLSQTDGGPYLSIVIPVFNEQENLRALHQTLMPVLDGFQKPCEIIYVDDGSVDESLLLLREFQAQDPRVVVIEFSRNFGQHAAVFAGFDQARGQIIVTLDADLQNPPEAIPSLVHTIEAGYDVVGGWREDRQDPLFRRLASKVVNRIVSWSTGIRLRDYGCMLRAYRREVVEQIRKCSEISSFIPALANTFARSIAEIEVPHRDRAKGRTKYSMRRLIRLNFDLMTGFSLLPIQAISTFGLVVAVLGGALSVFLFIRRLIIGPEAEGLFTLFAILFAFIGVQILALGIIGEYVGRVYNEVRKRPRFVIKTIYNTDRHPPR, encoded by the coding sequence ATGAGCCTATCCAAAACAACTTCCCCAACGCCGGCCGCATCCTCGCTCTCCCAAACCGATGGGGGGCCTTATCTGTCGATCGTCATCCCCGTATTCAATGAACAGGAAAATCTGAGGGCGCTTCATCAGACGCTGATGCCGGTGCTGGACGGGTTTCAGAAACCCTGCGAGATTATCTATGTTGATGACGGAAGCGTCGATGAATCCCTCCTGCTGCTGCGCGAGTTCCAGGCGCAGGATCCGCGGGTTGTCGTGATTGAGTTCAGCCGGAATTTCGGCCAGCACGCGGCGGTGTTCGCCGGATTTGATCAGGCGCGCGGGCAGATTATTGTAACGCTGGATGCCGACCTGCAGAACCCGCCGGAGGCCATCCCGTCTCTGGTGCACACGATCGAGGCGGGCTATGACGTGGTTGGCGGCTGGCGGGAAGACCGTCAGGATCCCCTGTTTCGCCGGCTGGCGTCCAAGGTGGTGAATCGCATCGTTTCCTGGAGTACCGGAATCCGGCTTCGGGATTACGGCTGCATGCTGCGCGCCTACCGGCGCGAGGTTGTGGAGCAGATTCGCAAGTGTTCGGAAATCTCGAGTTTCATCCCGGCGCTGGCCAATACATTCGCCCGGTCCATCGCCGAGATCGAAGTGCCTCACCGCGACCGCGCGAAAGGCCGCACGAAGTATTCGATGAGGCGCCTAATCCGGTTGAATTTCGATTTAATGACGGGGTTTTCGCTTTTGCCGATCCAGGCGATCAGCACGTTCGGCCTGGTGGTGGCGGTTCTGGGCGGGGCGCTCAGCGTTTTTCTCTTTATTCGACGGTTGATCATCGGGCCGGAAGCCGAGGGGCTTTTCACCTTGTTCGCGATTCTTTTCGCGTTCATCGGTGTCCAGATCCTGGCGTTGGGCATTATCGGCGAATATGTCGGACGGGTCTATAACGAGGTCCGCAAGCGGCCCCGGTTCGTGATCAAGACTATCTATAACACCGATCGTCATCCCCCGCGGTAG